A window from Drosophila miranda strain MSH22 chromosome Y unlocalized genomic scaffold, D.miranda_PacBio2.1 Contig_Y2_pilon, whole genome shotgun sequence encodes these proteins:
- the LOC117185704 gene encoding mitochondrial proton/calcium exchanger protein-like, translated as MNALLRLDGRTLKTNYHLQNFYTRYLKTSCCSCCTDDYPNGATGKECEHTQRRSTPTSSPSDTGSPLRKFVHSRNLFQHQSVFKYGYYYSGHGFRHLHSSRSLLESSTSKIDVTVKKLKNQQKEKVDEIMKEVANGQASAKTAAAAATPTAGADISQNAMTADGAGSSATSLTQAADSSVAKPKKSLGVRIWEEIVHYYHGFRLLFIDVAICSKLLWRVLNGKSLTRRENKQLQRTTSDLFRLIPFSVFIIVPFMELLLPFFIKFFPGMLPSTFQTPKDQQDKLRQSLGVRLEVAKFLQQTLDQMPVQHKEHSSEEAKAFEAFFNKIRHPSEIVSNEDIIKFAKRFDDEITLDSLSREQLAALCRVLEINTLGTSNLLRFQLRLKLRYLATDDRVIVREGVDTLDLIELQQACKARGMRAYGLTEERLRSQLQEWVDLSLNEKVPPSLLLLSRAMVISDEGNATDKLKETMRVLPDAVGAHTRHAIGESEGKVDNKTKIEIIKEEERRIQEEREEEHEEVIAKRTAIKDEQPAPYVFAEQLTHATHVLEHKEAAVPVASDSDKSISSTDVQMLSDALNTLSSDKQLVVEKETIKELKEELRDYKEDVEELREVRQVVKEPVRESRAAKLLYNRVNKMISQLDGVLNDLEHRQQQIKQANAIDCSEAEPTPERQPTVHIDELVATIKRTREASDEERFKVVEELLVKLDADQDGAISVNEITKVVQSIDSQATNIDKKQLEEFTELLTKQATKRRNEEIVHIDDLMQNIKKIKETSDDARLKHIEQVLDKFDADKDGVITVNEIRKVMESIGRDNIKLSEKAIDELICLLDKEQILHAEEKIERAIARSLKDAEKLKAEVDKKDKELANLVDGLHDSAKEIKDIASDLGAMDIAKKLKSEAPFEDTAQTLKDCAKDLSDVTPKPPVPPEDNKTNPTRGAPQKDSKDSGPPKSSGGGSGGLGGGISASAGNVTTEAVIREAAERQVEKLLPKDITLPPTIPTTPPPTTPPVTKKATAAASASPQPLSSANASKKVL; from the exons CCGATGACTACCCTAATGGGGCAACGGGAAAGGAATGCGAACACACTCAGAGGAGATCCACACCGACCTCGTCCCCATCGGACACCGGAAGCCCACTGCGCAAATTTGTGCACTCGCGAAATCTTTTCCAGCATCAGTCAGTATTTAAGTACGGCTATTACTATTCGGGCCATGGGTTTCGACATCTGCACTCCAGCCGATCCCTACTCGAGTCGTCTACCTCGAAGATTGACGTAACTGTTAAGAAGCTGAAGAACCAGCAGAAGGAGAAGGTGGATGAGATTATGAAGGAGGTGGCCAATGGCCAGGCCTCGGCGAAGactgcagcagctgcagctacCCCCACGGCCGGGGCGGATATAAGCCAGAACGCGATGACCGCCGACGGAGCTGGATCGTCGGCGACCTCGTTGACCCAAGCAGCGGACAGTTCGGTGGCCAAACCAAAGAAGTCGCTAGGAGTGCGCATATGGGAGGAGATAGTCCACTATTATCATGGCTTTCGCCTGCTCTTCATTGATGTGGCCATCTGCTCAAAGCTGCTTTGGCGCGTCCTCAACGGCAAGAGTCTCACCAGACGTGAGAATAAGCAGCTCCAGAGGACAACATCGGATTTGTTCCGATTGATTCCATTCTCGGTGTTTATTATAGTCCCGTTTATGgagttgctgctgccgttttTCATCAAATTCTTTCCGGGAATGCTGCCGTCCACGTTCCAAACGCCCAAGGATCAGCAGGACAAGCTGAGACAGTCTCTGGGCGTGCGCCTAGAGGTGGCAAAGTTCCTGCAGCAGACCTTGGACCAAATGCCCGTCCAGCATAAGGAGCACAGCAGCGAGGAGGCGAAGGCTTTTGAGGCGTTCTTCAACAAGATTCGTCATCCAAGTGAGATCGTGAGCAACGAAGATATTATCAAGTTTGCCAAGCGCTTCGACGATGAGATCACTTTGGACTCGCTCTCCCGGGAGCAACTGGCGGCCCTCTGTCGTGTCCTCGAGATAAATACGCTCGGCACTAGTAATCTTCTGCGATTCCAACTGCGCCTGAAGCTGCGCTACTTGGCCACCGATGATCGGGTGATAGTCCGCGAGGGCGTTGACACCCTAGATCTTATCGAGCTGCAGCAGGCCTGCAAGGCGCGTGGCATGAGGGCGTACGGCCTCACCGAGGAACGCCTTCGCTCCCAGCTGCAGGAGTGGGTCGATCTGTCGCTGAACGAAAAGGTTCCACcctcgctgctgctgttgtcccGCGCCATGGTTATCTCCGACGAGGGCAATGCCACGGATAAGCTGAAGGAGACGATGAGGGTGCTGCCGGATGCGGTGGGTGCCCATACCCGTCATGCCATTGGCGAGAGCGAGGGCAAGGTGGACAACAAGACCAAGATTGAGATCATCAAGGAGGAGGAGCGCAGGATTCAAGAAGAGCGTGAGGAGGAACATGAGGAGGTTATTGCCAAGCGCACAGCAATCAAGGATGAGCAACCCGCTCCATATGTGTTTGCCGAGCAGTTGACCCACGCCACACATGTATTGGAGCACAAGGAAGCAGCCGTGCCCGTCGCTTCCGATTCGGACAAGAGCATCTCCTCGACAGACGTCCAAATGCTCTCCGATGCACTGAACACACTCTCCTCCGACAAGCAGTTGGTGGTCGAGAAGGAGACCATCAAGGAGCTGAAGGAGGAGCTGCGAGACTACAAGGAGGATGTGGAGGAGTTGCGGGAGGTGCGCCAGGTGGTCAAGGAGCCGGTCCGAGAGAGCCGAGCTGCCAAGTTGCTCTACAACCGTGTCAACAAGATGATATCCCAGCTAGACGGTGTCCTGAATGATCTGGagcatcgccagcagcagatCAAGCAGGCGAATGCCATTGACTGTTCGGAGGCCGAGCCCACCCCAGAACGGCAGCCTACTGTCCACATTGATGAGCTGGTCGCCACCATCAAACGCACAAGGGAAGCCTCCGACGAGGAGCGGTTCAAGGTAGTGGAAGAGCTGCTCGTCAAGCTGGATGCCGACCAAGATGGTGCGATTTCCGTGAATGAAATCACCAAAGTTGTCCAGAGCATCGACAGCCAAGCCACCAATATCGATAAGAAGCAGCTGGAGGAGTTCACCGAGCTGCTCACCAAGCAGGCGACCAAGCGACGCAACGAGGAAATCGTTCACATCGACGATCTGATGCAGAACATCAAAAAGATAAAGGAGACCTCTGACGATGCGCGCCTCAAGCATATCGAGCAAGTTCTGGATAAGTTTGATGCCGACAAGGATGGCGTCATTACCGTCAACGAAATTCGCAAG GTGATGGAGTCCATCGGTCGTGACAACATCAAGCTGAGTGAGAAGGCCATCGATGAACTCATTTGTCTGCTGGACAAGGAGCAAATCCTGCATGCGGAGGAGAAGATTGAAAGGGCTATTGCCAGGAGCTTGAAAGATGCGGAGAAGCTCAAGGCTGAGGTGGACAAAAAGGATAAGGAATTGGCCAATCTGGTAGACGGGCTTCACGACTCCGCCAAAGAGATTAAGGACATTGCAAGCGATTTGGGTGCCATGGACATAGCTAAAAAGCTAAAATCAGAA GCCCCATTCGAAGACACGGCTCAGACGTTGAAGGACTGCGCCAAGGATCTAAGCGACGTGACGCCAAAGCCGCCAGTACCACCAGAGGATAACAAAACGAATCCCACACGAGGCGCACCTCAGAAAGACTCGAAAGATTCCGGTCCACCCAAGTCGTCCGGTGGAGGTAGCGGAGGCCTAGGAGGTGGCATTTCCGCGAGTGCCGGCAACGTCACCACAGAAGCCGTGATCCGAGAGGCAGCAGAGCGTCAAGTGGAAAAGCTCTTACCAAAGGACATTACCCTTCCGCCCACGATACCGACTACACCACCACCAACAACGCCACCTGTAACAAAAAAGGCCACGGCCGCGGCAAGCGCATCGCCTCAGCCCCTATCCTCTGCAAATGCCTCAAAGAAGGTACTCTGA
- the LOC117193698 gene encoding uncharacterized protein LOC117193698 gives MDSQKAKTIAAIPLEHQRRPHSAPILQARPSIWGRNSGGSTQTPKSKAIVAVPALRMRSKSDLATPHCPNPYAVSSRIYRPSRSLIFDYNLSPVEQQQQMDDKYNYPEATSWRYGWFHLQSNPCQKRQPRRD, from the coding sequence ATGGACTCCCAAAAGGCAAAGACCATAGCCGCCATACCACTGGAGCACCAGAGAAGACCCCATAGCGCACCTATTCTACAGGCAAGGCCATCCATTTGGGGCAGAAATAGTGGCGGATCCACCCAAACCCCAAAGTCGAAAGCAATTGTCGCCGTGCCTGCGCTTAGGATGCGTTCAAAGAGTGATTTGGCCACGCCGCACTGCCCGAATCCGTATGCAGTGAGTAGCCGCATCTACCGGCCTTCCAGATCCCTCATCTTCGACTACAATCTGTCGCCGGtggagcagcaacaacaaatggACGACAAATACAACTATCCGGAGGCTACCAGCTGGCGATACGGCTGGTTCCATTTGCAGTCCAATCCTTGCCAGAAAAGACAACCAAGAAGGGACTAA